The Actinomyces lilanjuaniae genome segment CTGGGCGATGTCGTGGACGACCTTCAGGTCCCATCCGCCCCCTCCCTGCTGGCTACGGACACGATGTGGCACCTGGGCACCCGGGTCACCGGCCTGCTGAGACCAGGGAGCTCCTGCCTGGACGCGGCCCTGGCTCTCCACCCCACGCCAGCCGTGTGTGGCGTCCCGACTGCTCGGGCCGCAGAGGTCATCCGCTCCCTGGAGGGGCACAGCCGCGAGCTCTACTCCGGGCTGGTCGGCTGGACCGACTCCAGCGGGGACGGGCGGTGGTTACTGGTCATCCGCGGGGCCTGCCTGTCGCGCCAGCACCTGAGGATCCAGGCTGGGGCAGGCATTGTCGAGGGGTCCTCCCCCGAGCGGGAGCACGCAGAGACCGCAGCCAAGCTGTCAACCATGCTCAGTACGCTCAGCCACCTGGACCACCTCAGCGGCGTCCCCGGTTCCTTCAGGCGCGCTGGACAGCCCTAGACAGCCCTAGACAGCCTCAGCACCGCCTGCCTCCTGCTGCACGGTACCGCAGAACCAGTACGGCAGACCCGGCTGGGCTCGCTGGGACCCTGGGTGTCGGGCCCCACCTGAAGAGGTCCCGACACCCAGGCTCAGCTCACCAGCTCAACTCACTGCCTGCGGCGGCGCAGCAGAAGGCTGCCGCCGCCGATCGCCGCCAGGGCAGCGACAGCGGGAAGCAGGATCGCAGCACCGGTCCTGGCCAGCGACCCCGTCACAGAGCTGCCGCCCGGTGACGGGCTCGCACTGGCGGGAACCTCCGAGGACGGTGTCGCGGGGCCGCTTGTGACCACAGCGGAGGGCCCGGTGCTGGGTTCCCCACTGGGCTGCGGTGCCGGGCTCTCGCTTGGCTCCGGTGTCGAGCTCTCGCTAGGCTCCGGTGTCGGCTCGACCTCGCGGGTGTAGGTGTTGGTGAAGGTCATCTCCTCCACAGTGTCCTGGGTGCTGACTGTGACGGCCTGGTCCTCCGCAGGCTCCAGGGCGTAGCCATCGACCGCAGCAGCCTCGGCGTCCTCGGACACGGTGCACTCCGTGCCCACCGGTAGGGCCGGGCTGGTCACCGTCATGCCCGCAGGCACGGTGACCTGGTCGCTGACTACTCCCTCGTCAGCACCGCCCTCGGCATCAGCGGCGTCCTCGGGAAGGGTGCAGGTGTAGGTGAAGAGATAGTCCCTGGGCGCGGCCTGCGCGTCGGGGTCCCCAGCGTCCTCAGAGTCGTCCTCCAGTCCCTCGACGACCTTGGTCACGGAGAAGGAGCCTCGGTGCAGGGTGTAGGTGTTGGTGACCACGACAGCCACCATGCCGCCGTCGGTAACGGTGAGGGAGGCCTCCTCCGTGATGACCGGGTCCCCGTCCAGGACCGTCTGCGTGAGCAGGTCCGTCCCCTCCACGGAGGCATCCTCCTCGCTGATCGTGCAGCGGCCCACTGGTACGTCGGTGACGACGGCGCTGTCGGCGTCGGCGGTCTCCACCGTGCCGGTGGTCGTGGTCCCGTCGGCGCCGGTGCAGGTGTAGGCGAAGGAGAAGCTCTGCGGCGCCCGCGCAGCCCCGTCCCCGTCCACGGTCTTGCTCACCGCGAAGGAGCCCGTCTGGCGGGTGTAGGCGTTACTCAGGGTCAACGCCGTCTCCTGGTCACGAGCCTCCACCGTGACTGCCTGGTCCTCCGGGGCAGTCAGGGTGTACCCGGCCAGGGAGGCCGACGCGAGGTCCTCGCTGACAGTGCACTCGGTGCCCAGCGGCACCTGCGGGCCGGAGACGGACTGCCCGTCCGCCCCGATCGCGAGCATGCCCGTGCTGCCGTCCGTGCAGGTGTAGGTGACGCCGAACTCCTTGGCGGACAGGTCGGCCTCCTCAGCACCGGTGACCTCCTTGGCCACGGAGAAGCCTCCACGGTGCACCGTGTAGTCGTTGGTGGCCTGGACCACTGCGGTGGCCCCGTCGGCGACGTCGAAGGTAACCTCGCCGTCAGTCTCCTCCCCGTCCACGCTCCAGGTGGTAGTGAGGTCCGCTCCGTCCACGGAGGCGTCGGCCTCCCTCACGGTGCAACTGCCCACCGGCACGTCAGTAACCGCGGTGGTGGCGCCGGAGACCAGCTCGACCGTATCCGTGGTCGTGGTTCCGTTGACCCCGGTGCAGGTGTAGGTGAAGACGTAGGTCTGAGAGTCAGCCAGGCCGGCACCGTCACCGGTGACCTCCTTGGAGATCTGGAACCCGCCGGTCAGCGCCGTGTAGGCGTTGACGACGCTGACCTCGGAGGTAGTGTCCTTGGCGATCGTCAACTGGGAGCCCTCGGTGCCGTCAACCGTGATGAGGGTGGAGACGTTGTAGCCGTCACGCTGAGTGGTCTCCTCCGGCTCGCTGACGCTGCAGGTGGTCCCTACCGGCAGGGTGGGGCCACCGACGGCGGAGCCGCCGCCGGTCACCTGAAGTGTGCCGGAGACCTCCTCGCCCTCTGGCGTGTTGCAGGTGTAGCTGATGTCAAAGGTGTCGGCCAGGAAGGGGACGTCCTCAGGGCCGACCTGCTTGGCCACGGAGAAGGTCCCGGTGTGGCGGGTGTAGCTGTTGGTGAAGGCCGCCTCGGTCACCGCCTCCTCAGAGGGGACGACCGTCACGGTCACCGGGTCGGGAGCTGCCAGGTCATAGCCGTCCATGGCTGCGGCGTCCACGTCCTCGGTCACGGTGCACTCCGTGCCCGCAGGGATGGTAGCACCCGCCTCGACAGGGGTCCCGTCACCGGGGACGTTGCTGATGGTTCCCGTGACCTCCCCGCAGGTGTAGGTGTAGGAGTAGGTCCTGGGGGCGGCCGCCTCCAGGCCGGTGACGGTCTTGGTCACGGCCAGGGTGCCCGGCTTGTAGTCTGCGGTGTTGGTCAGGCCCAGCGCCGTGGAGGTCCGGTTGCCCACGGTGAAGGTGTCTGTCACCCGGTTGCCGATCCGCAGCACCGGGTCGCCCCACTGGTAGGCGGAGGCGTCCGGGGAGGCGGTAGCCGGGTCCTCAGTGAGGGTGATCTGGGTCCCTGCGGGGAAGGAGCCCGGGTAGACTGTCACCTTCCCCATGGTCACCGTCAGGGTGGTGGTGCCGGTGAGGCCGTCATCGGCCAGGGTGCCTGGCGGGGTCCAGCCGGTGTACTCGCTGGCGGCCTGGGGCAGGGTGTAGGCCACGTCCACGTCAAAGGTGGTGCCAGCGGCGATCTCGTCGAGGGCCTGACCGTCCAGGTACTTGGTGATCTCGAAGCCGCCGAAGCCATTGGCCAGCTCGACGGCGATCTTGAAGGAGTCGGTGTAGTAGCGCTCGGCACTGGCGGTAACGTCAGCGCCCTCCAGGGTGACGGAGTTGCGGTAGATCACGCCCTCTACGGCCGTTCCGCTGTTGATGCCGCCGGGAGCGTTGACGCTGTAGTTCGTGTCCGGCTCGAAGATGCCGGTGATGGTCATGGTGGCCACGGTGGCGTCGTCGTTGAACTCGACGGTGTAGGTGAAGTCCTCACCCGGCGAGTTGTAGACCCGGCCCGCAGCGTTGACCAGGTTGAGGGAGGTCGCCGACTCCGCGGAGGAGGCCCGGCGGAAGACCCAGCTGTTCAGGTTAGTCACGAAGGTCTGGCCCGGACCGGCCTCCTCAGTGAGGACCACGGTGGACTCAGTGGTCCCGTCAGCGACGAACCCGGGCAGGATCGACTCCAGGTGGGTGGTGCCTATCGTGATGCTCCAGGGCACGGTGGTGGAGGTTGCCGCCAGGGGCGTAGCCACCTTGGAGAAGGTCGCCGGACGGTAGGTGGGCTGCGCCTGCGGCAGGATGCCTCCCGTCCCGGGCAGGTCCACGGCAGTGGTGGTGCCGTTGAGATCCATGTCGGCGGTCTCAGCCTCTACGACCTGGGCGGCGATGAGCAGGGCCTCCCCGGAACCCCGCAGGAGGGAGCCGCCCTGCTCCTTGACGGTCTCGACCTCGTCGTTGAAGGTGCAGGTGATGGTGCGTTCCTCCAGCTGGCAGGAGCCGATGGTGACCTGCTGTCCACCCACCGTCACTGTCATCGGGTTGGTCCTGGGGTACTCGCGGTTCCTGAAGGCGTCCCCTAGGTCGATGCTGAAGTAGTCCCCGCTGCTGACATCGGTATCGCCCGCATCCCAGGTGAAGGCCAGCTTGGCGACGTCGCCCACCCGCAGGAAGCCCGACTGGACGATGCCGTTGGCGTCAGACTTGTCCAGGGAGGTGACAGTGACGTCGATGTCAGGGTTCTGGGCCGCACGCGCCGGAGTGGTCAGGGCGGTGAGCATGGTGAGCAGGAGAGCCAGCACCGCCAGGGAGGCCGTGACGCCCCGAACCACCGTACGGTGGCGGAAGGCGGGCCGGAAGGACGAGATCCTCATGGTGCTCCAATCTGGGACGGGCTGGGGCCTGGTCAAGGTCGGCAGGAAGGCCGCGCGCGGTCGTCAGACTCGTGCGGACAGAACCGGGCGCTCATCTAATCACACCGTTCTAAATCCCAGAGCAGCATCGTGGCAAACCGCTACTATCACCATCCTCCAACCAGGCCGCATCCATGTTGTCACCTTCCCACCTCCCCGGGCGCTCGCGAGCCGCTGGGACGGGCGCAGGCGTCGTCGACCTCGCGACCAGAAGCCAAAACTACCGCCGCCATACAACCGTGATTGTCATCGTAATGCAGCTTTGGGCGGGAGGTGAGCCGTGCTCCGATGCCGGATACCGAGCCGAGGCGAGCCGGACACGGACCCTCCGGCGGCACCCAGGACCAGGATCGACTCCAGCCCCATGCCACCATCGGGCCGCAGAGACAGCCAGGTCCAGCCGCCCCTCCCGCTCAACGGCGCCGGTACCGGGTGGCCTCCACCTCGTAGGAGTCGTCACCCTCAACGACGGCGTGCAGCAGCACCTCTGCCCAGGACAGCAGCTCCTCCCCACCGACCGCGCTCGATCCCATGCGGGCCGAGGCTCCCGGGGCAGGAACGACAATCGTGCGCGTGGCAGGCTTGACAACGGTGCCCGGGTAGAGGCGGGCCACCCGCGTGCGCCCGGAGTCGTTGAGGTTGACCGGGGC includes the following:
- a CDS encoding isochorismate synthase, whose amino-acid sequence is MDNVRTVLDLLGHEGLQKVVLSRWVDVALPDYLDPARLASCLVGRLMTDRHRDADVYCATDAQGRTWLGASPEVVADTRDGLFLTAPLAGSLPRSVERTQAVARLTGSPKEMREHALVVDQVAASLGDVVDDLQVPSAPSLLATDTMWHLGTRVTGLLRPGSSCLDAALALHPTPAVCGVPTARAAEVIRSLEGHSRELYSGLVGWTDSSGDGRWLLVIRGACLSRQHLRIQAGAGIVEGSSPEREHAETAAKLSTMLSTLSHLDHLSGVPGSFRRAGQP
- a CDS encoding DUF5979 domain-containing protein, encoding MRISSFRPAFRHRTVVRGVTASLAVLALLLTMLTALTTPARAAQNPDIDVTVTSLDKSDANGIVQSGFLRVGDVAKLAFTWDAGDTDVSSGDYFSIDLGDAFRNREYPRTNPMTVTVGGQQVTIGSCQLEERTITCTFNDEVETVKEQGGSLLRGSGEALLIAAQVVEAETADMDLNGTTTAVDLPGTGGILPQAQPTYRPATFSKVATPLAATSTTVPWSITIGTTHLESILPGFVADGTTESTVVLTEEAGPGQTFVTNLNSWVFRRASSAESATSLNLVNAAGRVYNSPGEDFTYTVEFNDDATVATMTITGIFEPDTNYSVNAPGGINSGTAVEGVIYRNSVTLEGADVTASAERYYTDSFKIAVELANGFGGFEITKYLDGQALDEIAAGTTFDVDVAYTLPQAASEYTGWTPPGTLADDGLTGTTTLTVTMGKVTVYPGSFPAGTQITLTEDPATASPDASAYQWGDPVLRIGNRVTDTFTVGNRTSTALGLTNTADYKPGTLAVTKTVTGLEAAAPRTYSYTYTCGEVTGTISNVPGDGTPVEAGATIPAGTECTVTEDVDAAAMDGYDLAAPDPVTVTVVPSEEAVTEAAFTNSYTRHTGTFSVAKQVGPEDVPFLADTFDISYTCNTPEGEEVSGTLQVTGGGSAVGGPTLPVGTTCSVSEPEETTQRDGYNVSTLITVDGTEGSQLTIAKDTTSEVSVVNAYTALTGGFQISKEVTGDGAGLADSQTYVFTYTCTGVNGTTTTDTVELVSGATTAVTDVPVGSCTVREADASVDGADLTTTWSVDGEETDGEVTFDVADGATAVVQATNDYTVHRGGFSVAKEVTGAEEADLSAKEFGVTYTCTDGSTGMLAIGADGQSVSGPQVPLGTECTVSEDLASASLAGYTLTAPEDQAVTVEARDQETALTLSNAYTRQTGSFAVSKTVDGDGAARAPQSFSFAYTCTGADGTTTTGTVETADADSAVVTDVPVGRCTISEEDASVEGTDLLTQTVLDGDPVITEEASLTVTDGGMVAVVVTNTYTLHRGSFSVTKVVEGLEDDSEDAGDPDAQAAPRDYLFTYTCTLPEDAADAEGGADEGVVSDQVTVPAGMTVTSPALPVGTECTVSEDAEAAAVDGYALEPAEDQAVTVSTQDTVEEMTFTNTYTREVEPTPEPSESSTPEPSESPAPQPSGEPSTGPSAVVTSGPATPSSEVPASASPSPGGSSVTGSLARTGAAILLPAVAALAAIGGGSLLLRRRRQ